In one Cercospora beticola chromosome 1, complete sequence genomic region, the following are encoded:
- the MIC33_1 gene encoding Putative mitochondrial 2-oxoglutarate/malate carrier protein encodes MASIVEAAKRKAEGALTAAKGAVEEAPAAMQKATENPQKAKQDFLHSPVMRVALPFINGGAAGMVATTCIQPIDMIKVRLQLAGEGVKTGPKPTPLSVTREIIAAGKVMDLYTGLSAGLLRQAVYTTARLGFFDTFMKSLSTRAKEQGTTIGFKERAAAGLAAGGIAAFVGNPADLALIRMQSDGLKPKAERANYKGVGDALMRIAKNEGVARLWAGASPTVVRAMALNFGQLAFFSEAKARLKDSSMGPRTQTLTASAIAGFFASFFSLPFDFVKTRLQKQSRGPDGKLPYKGFVDCFQKVIREEGPLRFYRGFSTYYVRIAPHAMVTLIVADYLNFITK; translated from the exons ATGGCTTCAATCGTTGAAGCAGCGAAGCGAAAAGCTGAAGGCGCTCTCACAGCGGCCAAAGGCGCGGTGGAAGAAGCTCCAGCAGCCATGCAGAAGGCCACCGAGAACCCACAGAAAGCGAAGCAGGACTTCCTGCACTCACCTGTCATGCGAGTAGCCCTACCTTTCATCAATGGTGGAGCAGCGGGCATGGTCGCGACGACGTGTATCCAGCCGATCGACATGATCAAG GTTCGACTGCAACTAG CTGGCGAAGGTGTGAAGACGGGGCCCAAGCCAACGCCGCTCAGCGTCACACGCGAGATCATCGCTGCTGGCAAGGTAATGGACCTGTATACTGGTCTGTCCGCTGGCCTCCTGCGACAAGCAGTGTACACAACCGCCCGTCTCGGATTCTTCGACACTTTCATGAAGTCCTTGAGCACACGAGCAAAAGAGCAAGGTACAACAATTGGATTCAAGGAACGTGCGGCTGCCGGTCTGGCGGCTGGTGGCATCGCAGCATTTGTCGGAAACCCCGCAGACCTGGCACTGATCCGCATGCAATCGGATGGCCTGAAGCCCAAGGCAGAAAGAGCCAATTACAAGGGTGTCGGCGATGCGCTGATGAGAATCGCAAAGAATGAAGGCGTGGCCCGGCTTTGGGCTGGTGCGTCGCCGACTGTTGTGCGAGCGATGGCTCTGAACTTTGGACAATTGGCATTCTTCTCTGAGGCGAAAGCGCGCCTGAAGGACTCTTCAATGGGCCCAAGGACTCAGACTTTGACCGCATCTGCCATCGCCGGATTCTTCGCATCTTTCTTCAGCTTGCCGTTCGACTTCGTGAAGACCAGACTCCAGAAGCAGTCCCGCGGACCTGATGGCAAGCTTCCATACAAAGGATTCGTTGATTGCTTCCAAAAAGTCATTCGAGAAGAAGGTCCGCTGCGCTTCTACCGCGGATTCTCGACTTATTACGTCCGCATTGCGCCGCATGCAATGGTTACATTGATTGTCGCTGATTATCTGAATTTCATCACAAAGTAA